TTGGCTAAAATTAACACAGTTTGTGACAATCTTGTTAGCTGTTGAAGTAATTTGGTGAACTAGCCAACTAACTAATCCACTCCAACAGACTGGAATCCTAAGACAGATAAGGTCCACCCTAAAGCCCGCACAGCCAAACACAAGTGTAGCATTCAAGCATACACTGTCAAATGCAGTGAGGAATGCACAGACATGTATATTGGTGAAACAATGCAAGGGCCATCGCTTCAGGTCAAGACTCAGCCGTTTACTTAACATCTAAAGCCGCCGACACATGATCCGTGGTAAAAACGCCTTGTGCTGGACATTCCATTGTTTTCCTATAGGAAGAGAGGTGCCGCAAAACTAGACCGAGCGCTACACTTGGCATCATGCACCTATCGGTATTGCCTCTGAGCGCTGGGTCAATGTTCAAATTAATTCAACAGCCACTTATCCTCCCACTTACAATCCTGTCCTACGCTCGCATTTGGCCTCGTGAGAATGCCAACGATGGTCATTCACACTTGGCCTCGGGTGTCTCCAATGACCATCATGACAGGCTGTCATTACAACAGGCAGGAGTTACAACAAACAAAGTTGTATCAATCATCTTGACAATGACCCCACAGGGGATAAATAGCTTGTTCCCCCTACGCTTCAGTCACAACTGAAGAAGTATTTTGGATGGAAGACGAAACATCTTTGGAGTGCTTTAACCACGTCCAGATGCCTTTGAGTTGAACCCTTCCCTGGATAACTATGACCTGGATCACTGAGAGCCTTCACATACTCTTCGATAGTATTTTGTTACTGATAATGTTAGCGACCAAGAAGAGTAAGGTTAGGCAGCTAATTGTTACTTAACTATGCTGCTAGTTTTTGCCGTTGGTTGCTTCGTTGCGTTCAGTCCCAGAAGTCTGGATGAATTAGCTGACGTTGTTCACTCAAAATAGTATTTTCCTATGTTAACTAGTTGGTAATTCGTCTGCGTTAGCAAACAAGTTACAATCTGTTCACACATTGGCAATGCAACACAATTATTAAATTTCTTCACAATGTACCTTTAAATCAACATAAATTTGACTGAATCCTtatttttctctcagaccagagGTCTCTCTTCTTCACTCAGTCTTTTCCACTGATAGCAGTGTGTTGGCTGATACTGTTAGTCATCATGGGCCTTCGTAACTACGGTGAGTACCACTGTCTTAGCTTGTTGTTAGTCCTTATTTAAAGGACAGGTTCACATTTTGTCAAGTCTGTCAGATGCCCATATGTACATAGAAACACTTCTTGCTTGGTGTattccttcctcctcttcatacTGGTCTTGTGCAACAATGAAGACGTGACTTTGGAAAATATTTAGACTACTTGAACCTCCTGTTATTTTCAGGTAAAGTTATGAATGTGTTTTATCACAGAAGTAGGACTGTGGACTTTGTCCTCTATCTGTTATATTGGAAGTACATTAGAAAGGGATCTCTTATTCTCAAGTATGAACTTAATGATCAGAGCAAGAAAACCCAGTATCAATGTTCATATGGACACCTGACtattatttaaagatatatttatAACATGTCGACCTATTTTTAATATCAAATATGATCATTTAAATTGCTTCTTTCATTGTGTATTTCTATAATATAATTCTTGCCTTCAAACAATATCTCAAAGCCCAACACTCTGTCATTATAGTTACCTCCGCATTTCTGAAAATGACACCAAGCTGAGGGcagaaaaccagcagctgaCATCCCAAAACCAGCAGCTTAAGGCACGAAACCAGGAGCTGGAGACACAGATACGAAACATGACGACAGTTGATGATTACTGGCCAGAAGAAAATAAGGTTTGTTAGGATCCAATTAATGAAGTCAAACAATATGCAATAGAAATTATATCACAATGCAGTTGTTTATGGTTGGAGTCTGTCGTTTCAGAGAGACAGTGTAAAGCTTGTCAGGAGGACTGGTTACTCAACGAGTCTAACTGCTATGAGATTCATGACGCCGATCCTTCTAATCAGAAAACCTGGGAAGAAGCTCGAGCAAACTGCAGCGGATATAACGCAGATTTTGTTATTGTACATAGTCAAGAGGAAAAGGTAATGAGAAATCTGTGTCAAATTATGACGAAATTGTGAAAGTGAAATGTACATCATGTTTAAATACCTGATAACCGTTTCTCTCTTGTCAGGATATGATCAATGGTTACAGCTGGGGTAAGCAAGATGAGAGTGGATACTGGATTGGCCTGAGAGTTGAAAATGGGAGATGGAAGTGGATTGATGGAAGTGATCTGGCTGTAGAGTAAGAGACACATTCCTAACACTTTGAATCATAAACTTTTATCAGCCTTGATCTAAACATCTTGTTCTTCCCTCAGCTTCTGGATAGGACCTCCCTTTGTCGGTCAGTGTGCAGTTTCTGTCCAGGGCGTAGGATGGAGATCAGTGAGCTGTGCTGACAGAAAACGATGGATCTGCAAAAAGAAGGCTTTATGTGTTTAAACACTGCAGTCATATTCAGCATGATAATATCAACTGGCTTATAAATATGAAACTATGAAAACTTTCaaagctgtttgtgtgtctgaaaaaACAGACACTTAGATTAAATGTAACTGAGTTAGATATTGGATTATAGAGGTATGGTGTGTCTGACtactgacaccaacatttaagAAAATACAGTGATTGGCCTGAAGGGGCACTAAACTTAATTATCAATAACTTTAAATatgattttcttcttctttgtcagAGATGCAATGCCAGACACCGGTTAGTAGAGGATTTTTGGCAATGCTTATTATATTTCCTGTTTctatgatattttattttgttgctcCTGATTGGCCAACAGAGGGCGATGCATCACTTGTTCTCAACAGAATGTTCCAATATTTCCTTGTACAGCTGATGGTTAAGTGTTATCTTTCTATCTAGAAGCAGTTTCATATTTTAGTCCATTACATTGAATAAAGTGTATGCCAGATATTGTTGCTTTTCTCCGGGGTTTTTTCTCAAAAATGTCAGTGCGTGTTAATCAACTAAGAGAAGGAACAACCTTATTCAGGATGTTGTAACATGTTTAATCCAGATGAGACAGAAGCAGATCTGGCCTtcaattcatttcaattcagTGAACTTTATTTATCCATCAGGAAGTTCATTTGTGCAGAGCATCAGTGCATGTCCAATCCATATACCCAACAACACagttcacattcacacagtcacAAGGGTGTAAcgttgggttcaacattggggggttgagatctccacttttgagcaaaattgaaatatttaattttgtgcattctggtgaatttttgtgcatcaatttatggtgcaaatgtctttatttatgtaatggAAATTGTGACGGCCCTGGGCCTGTTGTACTTGTGTGTGGTTTGTCTTGTTATCTTGCAGGTGTAGCGGAGGTGATGATGATATGATTGGGAGCACCTGGCCGGTCCTCCCAGGCTATTTAACCCCACCTGCCCCGAGTTCAGACAGCTGCATTCTCCTGACTGTGCACCAGCATGTTTAGTCTCTGTTTAGTTAGTTCCTTTGTTAGTTACTGACAACGTGCACCTCACgttctccactacattcataCACCCTCATTCACCACTGATACTGAATATCACACCTCATCTTTCTCTTGTTTGCAATATGATTTaataaatgtcacgttattatTGTTAAGTTGGTGTGCATCTTCCTCTTTTGTTGTGGCCCGTGAGTCGGTCGTAACAGAAactataatagtttttttttttttttttgttgtaaccCCCCATCCTCTGTAAATAATGCTTATGCACAGTCACACTGTTCACAGTTCCCATGTACAGTTCACATACTCAGCAACACAGCACAATATACCACACATATCACGTACCTGCAGTCCAGA
This window of the Perca flavescens isolate YP-PL-M2 chromosome 6, PFLA_1.0, whole genome shotgun sequence genome carries:
- the LOC114556814 gene encoding NKG2-D type II integral membrane protein-like; this translates as MGLRNYERQCKACQEDWLLNESNCYEIHDADPSNQKTWEEARANCSGYNADFVIVHSQEEKDMINGYSWGKQDESGYWIGLRVENGRWKWIDGSDLAVDFWIGPPFVGQCAVSVQGVGWRSVSCADRKRWICKKKALCV